The genomic region CCGCCGTTCGGCGTGGACGCCGAAGCTCGGCCTGCGTTGGCAAGCAGGCGAACATTCGACGTTCTTCGCCCAGTACGCGCGAGGCTTCCGTGCTCCGCCGTTCGGTGATGTGAACATCGGTCTTTCACTGTCCCTGCTGAATTACGAAGTGCGGCCGAACCCCGATCTTCGCCCCGAAACCAGCCATGGTGTTGAAGCGGGCTGGCGATGGCAGCGCGATGGCATACGCTCCAGCGTGTCGGTGTACCGCAACCGCTACTGCGATCTGATCGACTCGCGCGCCAACCTCGGCATTGATCCAGTCAGCGGCGCGCTGATCTTTCAATCGGTGAATCGCAGCCGCGCGCGCATCGAAGGCATCGAAGGCGAATGGCAGTGGACGCCGGCCTTCAGCAGCGACTGGGAATTCCGCGCCGCCGCCGCGTGGGCGCGCGGACGCGATCTCGCCCGCGACCAGCCGCTCAACAGCGTCGCGCCCGCGCGCATCGTGCTGGGTGCGAGCTGGGCGCCGGTGCGCGCGGACTTCGGCGTGGAAACGGTGGCGACCGGCGTCGCCGGACAGTCGCATCTCGACGAAACCGCCGGACCGCTGTTCCATGCGCCAGGACATGCCTTGTTCGATGTCCACGCGTGGTGGCGACCGTCGCAGGAAGTGCACGTGAATCTGTCCCTGCTCAATGCCTTCGACCGCAGCCATTGGGACTGGAGCACGGTGCGCGGCGTGTCCGCGACCACCAGCGACATTGATTTCTACACGCGCCCGGGCCGCAGCCTGGCGTTGTCGGTATCGTTCGACTGGTGAGCGAGACGGGTTGCGGTGGGTGCGGCGTTACACTCACCGCACTTCATACACGATCGCCGCAATGTCCATCGCCCTCACCGAATTCGCCCACCCGCGTGTGTTTCCGTGCGAATCCCGCAGCAACACCATCCAGGACTGCACTCCCGAAGCCTTCGAGCACCGCATCAACGCAGGAACTCCGTTGGCGGTGCTTGATGGCTATGCGCCGTTCTGCAAGCTGCATGCGCATCGCGGCTGGACTTCTATGAAGATGAAACAGCGTACCGCGATCATCAACCAAGCCCGTAAAGCGGATAGGTTTGCAGAGTGCATAAGCCGAAGGCGTCATGCACCTTCTTTGAGGAACTTGCACCCCGACATGCAGCGTGGCGCATGACGCCTTCGGCTTATGCGCTCTACGAGGAATGGCCATTGTCCACTCTTGGCCGAAAGCCGCCGGCATGAAATTAACGAGGTCACCTTGGCGCACCGCACCGCACCGCACCGCACCAACCCAAAAGCAAACGGTGCGCCATAGCTGCGCTCTATCGATATGGCTGTTGTCGCGTCTGCAATGGTTGGTCGGTCGGATGTGCGAACGGTTTTGCAGGGCGATGAACGTTTCGCATCGATCATGAGCCCCGGCTCTCGCCTGCGGCGAGAACCGGGCTACGGGCGGATGGAACCTGCTTGAGGGCTGTCATCCCCGCGTTCGCGGGGATGACGAGGACAGGTATGTGACGCTTGAGTCAATGCCATTCCGCTACGGCACAACACTGCAGGCGTCATCGCGTCGCGGCGTCTTGGAATGGAGGCGCATTTGATCCCGGTCATCTTCTGCGTTTTCGCTTGCAGGTAGGATGATTCCGTCAGAAGAGGCATCGTCGATGTCGATCGTCGTCTTGCCCCGCTCGAACGCAACCGTGCGCAATGCGCGGCACCGGAGCACGCACGCTGCGCCAGCGTTGCGCGGGTCGAAGATCCGAATCCGGCCTCTTCGGGTTT from Lysobacter sp. harbors:
- a CDS encoding DUF3228 family protein; the protein is MSIALTEFAHPRVFPCESRSNTIQDCTPEAFEHRINAGTPLAVLDGYAPFCKLHAHRGWTSMKMKQRTAIINQARKADRFAECISRRRHAPSLRNLHPDMQRGA